The stretch of DNA CACGGCCCCGGCCGATGAGCTGCTGAGTATCCGCGAAGCCGCCGAGTTGCTGGGCGTAACGGTGCAAACTGTGCATGAGCACAAACGTCTGGGTCGGCTCAAATACCATAAACTCGGTTCGCGTTCCTACTTGAAGCGAGCCGAAGTAATGGCTGCCCTTACGCCCCAGCAGCGGACGGTAAAAAGCGGGAAAGGAGGGGCGGCCCGTGCTTGATTCGCCCACTCGAAACCTGGTAACCGGCCGGGCGCTGCTCATAACCCGCCGGGGGCTGTCCGTCTTTCTGGACACCCTGCAAAGCCTCGACTTCTCCGAGAAGGGGCGGGCGAACGTAGCCCGCCGCTTTGACTTATCCGATGACGAATTATCCGCCGTGCTGGCTGCTTATCGGAAAGGTCGTAACCGATGAGCGTTGCCCTACTACCCACCCCCGCCCGTCCCTTTGGTTTTGACACGCTGGCCTGTGCCCTCACCTTAACCGGCAAGGCTACGCCCACGCCCGACGCGCTGTCTGCCGCCCTGGCCGAAATGTACCCCGCTGGCACCGGCCCTACCGTACCCGACCTGCTGGCCGCCGGCTGGCTGGTGCCCACCATTGACGGGCGCGGCCTACGCCAACCGCCCCTAACCCCGGCCGAACAAGATGCCCGGCTGGCAATGGCTGAAGCACCGGACAAAACAGGACACCCCAACGCGCCCGCGCCAAGTGAAAGCAGGCATGAAGCAGGCGTAGAACCGGATGAATCGGAGTCCCCTATTTATGCCGGTAACAGGAATAAAGCAGGAATAGAATCCGAATTTTCCGAAAGCCTAAAACAAGTCGATAGCAGAAACGAAGCAGTAATAGCTCCCCCCCGATTCAGCTACTACCGGGGGGGCATTGCGGCTACTGTGCCCTATGCCGCTATTACCCCGGCCCAGCTTTTCGCCGTGCTGACTTCACCCCGGCACCACGCCCGCACCGAAGCCCTACGTGCGGCCCCCGTGGGCAGCCCTGAGCGGGCAGAGCTGAAAAAGCGCCTCGACTACGTAACGCCCGCCGGCACCTTCACCCGCCGCGCCAACGATGCGCTGGCCGAACCATCGGGGCTGCTGGTACTGGACTTCGACCATCTGCCCGACGTGGGCACGGCCCGCGCCGCCCTGCTGGCCGATGAGCTGCTGGCCCCTGAGCTGGTGCTTCTGTTCACCAGCCCCAGCGGCGATGGACTGAAAGCCTTTGTACGCACCGACCCCACGGCCGCCCACCTCGACAACTTTCGGGCCTGTGCCGCCTACCTGGCTGCCCATTATGCCCCGCTGGGCTTGTGCCCTGATGAGGCTGGCAAAGACCTGGCCCGCGCCTGCTTTGTGCCCTATGCCCCCGATGCCTGGCTGGCTCCCGCTTACGCGGTCTGAACCCTACCAATCCCTACTTCTTTCTAGCTGGCAACACAATGGATATTCACAAGCTACGGGCCGCAACACCCGCCCCGCCGCCGCATTATGCACCCAATACGCCCGCGTACACGCGCCCGCGCACGCACGCGCGTACTGCTCCTGTAATGGCCGCCCCCGATGCGCTGGCCTGGTGCCTGACGCAATACGAAACGCACCACGGCCCGCTGCCCGTCCCCGGCAACGGCCGCAACAACTGGCTGGCCGCCCTGGCTTTTTTCTGCAATGAGCGGGGCGTAGCGCTGGCCGACCTCGAATCCCATGCCGTGGGCAGCTACGCGGCGGCTGACTTCCCGGCGCGGGAAATAGAGCAAACCCTACGTGGCATCTATACCCGCGAAGCCGCTGCCCACGGGAGCAAACCTTTCACCGCATTAACAGGGAATAAACTGGGTTTTACTGCCTCTTTCAGACAAAAAGAAAACCGCCCGGCCGCACCCTTGCTGGACACGTTCCCAGCGGCCGTGTACGACGCGCTGCCCGACTTCCTGCAACGGGCTTGCGCGCCCTTTGACGGGCACGAAAAAGCTGTAATGCTGCTGGGCACGCTGGCCGTGCTGTCAGGTTGCTTTCCGGCCGTGGGCGGCACCTACAACAAGCGCCGGTTTGGCCTGAACCTGTTCGCCTTCATCATTGCCCCGGCGGCCAGCGGCAAGGGCACCTTAGCGTGGGCACGGCGGCTGGCCTGGCCGCACCACAAAGCCCTGACCGATGCCAGCCGCGCCGCCTGCCTCGACTACGATGCCGAGCTGGCTGCCTACAAAACCGCCGGCAAGGCCAAAGCCAGCCTGACCCCGCCCCCCGCGGCCCCGCCGCCCTACAAAATGCTCTATCTACCTGGTAACACCACGGCCGCTGCCCTGCAAACGGCGCTGGCCGAAAACGACGGGCGCGGCATTATGTGCGAAACCGAAGCCGACACCCTGACCGGGGCACTGGGAACCGACTTCGGCAACTTCAGCGACGTGCTGCGCAAAGCCTTTCAGCATGAGCCTATTTCGCTGCTGCGCAAAACTGACCGCCAACACCTCGACCTGGCCCGCCCTGCCCTGAGCATTGCCCTGACCGGCACCCCCGGCCAGCTCCCGCGCCTGATGCCTTCGGCCGAAGATGGTTTGGTGAGCCGGTTCCTGTTCTACGTCTTTGAGCAAACGCCCACCTGGCAGGACGTAAGCCCCAGCGCCGGCCCGCCCCTCGACCCCTACTTTGACCTGCTGGCTGCCGAGCTAACCCGTATGATTGCCGCCGTACCCGAAGCCGATGAAGCCGGCAGCTATCCGGTAGAAGTAACGCTGGCCGCTCCCGACTGGCAGCGCCTTAATACGGCCGGGGCCGCCGGCCTTGATGAAGCACTGGCCGTAGCGGGCGGGGCGGGTGGGAGTTCGGCCTACCGCCTGGGGCTTGTGGCCTGGCGCGTAGCGGGGCTGCTGACGCTGCTGCGCTGCTTTGAAAACGGGCAAGCCCCCACCGGCCGCCTGGAAGCCGACCCGGCCGACGTAGGCACGGCGCTGGCCCTGATGGATACTGCCCGTGCCCATGCGCTGGCCGTGCTGGCAATGCTGCCCACGCCCGGCGACACTACCGGCCGCTACGCCGCTAAAGCCGGACAGGAAGCACGGGCCAGAGAGCTACACGCGCAAGGGCTGGGCGTTCGGGAAATAGCCCAACAGGTAGGCGTACACTTTACCACCGTAGCCCGCTGGCTGCGCTTTGAGGATGGGTAGCTGTGTAGCGCGTAGCAAAAATGCTACGCGCTACACAGCTACACCCCTGCCTGACTTTCCACCGCTAAACTCTTATCAGTATGCGTTTCACCATTCTCGAAGAAATCAAAGCCGAAACCCCGCTGGCGCACCTGTTCAACACCTATATGCGCGGCCTTTCCACCCTGGAAATATTCAGCACGCCCCGCGAATCCATGCACGAATGCCGGGTACGGTTTGCCAAAGAGCAACGGGGCGAAGTGCCCACGCTATCCATTGTCGGACAGGCCCAACGCTACTATGAGCTAACGGTGCT from Hymenobacter taeanensis encodes:
- a CDS encoding DUF3987 domain-containing protein, encoding MDIHKLRAATPAPPPHYAPNTPAYTRPRTHARTAPVMAAPDALAWCLTQYETHHGPLPVPGNGRNNWLAALAFFCNERGVALADLESHAVGSYAAADFPAREIEQTLRGIYTREAAAHGSKPFTALTGNKLGFTASFRQKENRPAAPLLDTFPAAVYDALPDFLQRACAPFDGHEKAVMLLGTLAVLSGCFPAVGGTYNKRRFGLNLFAFIIAPAASGKGTLAWARRLAWPHHKALTDASRAACLDYDAELAAYKTAGKAKASLTPPPAAPPPYKMLYLPGNTTAAALQTALAENDGRGIMCETEADTLTGALGTDFGNFSDVLRKAFQHEPISLLRKTDRQHLDLARPALSIALTGTPGQLPRLMPSAEDGLVSRFLFYVFEQTPTWQDVSPSAGPPLDPYFDLLAAELTRMIAAVPEADEAGSYPVEVTLAAPDWQRLNTAGAAGLDEALAVAGGAGGSSAYRLGLVAWRVAGLLTLLRCFENGQAPTGRLEADPADVGTALALMDTARAHALAVLAMLPTPGDTTGRYAAKAGQEARARELHAQGLGVREIAQQVGVHFTTVARWLRFEDG
- a CDS encoding BT4734/BF3469 family protein yields the protein MSVALLPTPARPFGFDTLACALTLTGKATPTPDALSAALAEMYPAGTGPTVPDLLAAGWLVPTIDGRGLRQPPLTPAEQDARLAMAEAPDKTGHPNAPAPSESRHEAGVEPDESESPIYAGNRNKAGIESEFSESLKQVDSRNEAVIAPPRFSYYRGGIAATVPYAAITPAQLFAVLTSPRHHARTEALRAAPVGSPERAELKKRLDYVTPAGTFTRRANDALAEPSGLLVLDFDHLPDVGTARAALLADELLAPELVLLFTSPSGDGLKAFVRTDPTAAHLDNFRACAAYLAAHYAPLGLCPDEAGKDLARACFVPYAPDAWLAPAYAV
- a CDS encoding helix-turn-helix domain-containing protein, yielding MSKPALCIVPDRQTPRRERYKMLANSPGLVVADYAQLLEDVRAVVRHELHHASAAPAGPPTAPADELLSIREAAELLGVTVQTVHEHKRLGRLKYHKLGSRSYLKRAEVMAALTPQQRTVKSGKGGAARA